The genomic DNA CTTCCATCCGCACGTCCGAAATCCCGGTAAATTGGATCCGTTCCCGTAATCCTTCCAGGTAATCGTAGGCTTCTTGGGGCGTTGTCATTTCCGGTTTCGACACAATTTCAATCAACGGCGTCCCCTGCCGGTTCAAATCGACGTAGGAATACTGGTTACCGTGGGTGTTCTTTCCGGCATCCTCTTCGACGTGCAACTCTTCGATCCCGACCTTCTTAGTGCCACCGTCCGCGGTCTGCACCTCAATCCACCCGTTCGTAGCAGCTGGCGTATCGTTTTCGGTCACCTGGTAGCCCTTGGGGTTATCAGGATAGAAGTAGTTTTTCCGGTCAAAGTGGGGGTGCTTTTCAATGTCAGCGTGGAGGGCCAAGGCGGCCGTGATCCCATTTGCAATCACCTGCTTGTTAATGGTCGGTAACGTTCCCGGATAACCCCAGTCAATCACGTTGGTGTTTTCGTTGGCGTCGGCTCCATAACTAACGGGAGACGGGCTGAAAATTTTCGAATTCGTCTTTAATTCCACGTGGACTTCGAGCCCAATTGTTGTTTCAAAGTTCATCCTTATTTACCTCCCAACTGTGGGGTGTGCTGGTGAAAATCAGTGGTTTGTTCAAAAGCGTGTCCCGCTTGGTACAGGGTGCTTTCGGCAAACGGTTTCCCAATCAGTTGCATTCCAATTGGGAGCCCAGCACTGAACCCAGCTGGTAGTGACATCCCCGGTAACCCGGCCAGGTTGACGGGAATCGTCATCACGTCGTTCACGTACATTTCGGTTGGATCGGTGCTTTCGGCGCCAATCTGAAAGGCCGTCGTCGGGGCGGTCGGTCCCATGATCAAATCGTGATCCTGAAAGACCTTTTGAAAGTCCTCAATGATTAGCGTCCGAATCTGCGCCGCCTTCTTAAAGTATTTATCAAACGAACCAGCCGACAGGGCAAAGGTTCCTAACATGATCCGGCGCTTGACTTCGTTGCCAAAGCCGGTGGACCGGGTCTGCACGTACAGGTCCTCGAGGTTCTTAGCCTCGGGAGCCCGGTAGCCGTACCGAATGCCGTCAAACCGTTCCAGGTTTGAGGAGGCTTCCGACGACGCTAGGGCGTAGTACGCCATGACCCCATACTTCGCGTGGGGCAAGGAGACCGTTTCCACCGTAGCGCCGAGGGCTTCGTACTGTTTAGCAGCGGCCCGAATCGCATCTTTTACCGCCGGAGCAATGCCGTCGCCGAGGTATTCTTGGGGTAAAGCAATCCGCATTCCCTGCACACCGTCGTTTAGGTGCGCCGTAAAGTCCGGAACTTCTTGATCGGAAGAAGTGGCATCGTGGTCATCATGACCCGCAATCGCGTTTAACAGGTAGGCGTTATCCTTAACGGTCCGGGTGAAAGGCCCCACTTGGTCAAAACTCGAACCAAAGGCAATCAGCCCCCACCGCGAAACCCGGCCGTACGTTGGCTTCATGCCGACCACGCCGGTAAAGGACGCCGGTTGGCGAATTGAACCCCCGGTATCTGAACCGAGACTAGCCAGCACCTGACCGGCGGAAACCGTCGCTGCCGAACCACCTGAGGAGCCCCCCGGCACTGTGGTGAGATCCCACGGGTTCTTCGTCGTTTGGTAAGCTGATTTTTCGGTCGAGCTCCCCATCGCAAATTCATCGAGGTTGGTTTTTCCAACGATGATGGCACCAGCGGCCTGGAGTTTTTCCACGACCGTTGCGTTAAACAGGGAGTGGAAGTTTTCGAGCATCTTTGACGCCGCTGTCGTCGGCATGTTGGTCGTTACTAGGTTGTCCTTGATGGCCACGGGCATCCCGGATAACACGTTCTCGGGATCAATCCCAGCGGCATCCACTGCTTCGGCCTGTTCCACTGCTGCTTCGTTCATGGCTAAGTAAGCTTGTAAATCGGGTTCCTGCGCTGCAATGTTAGCGAGGGTCTGCTTCGTCAGTTCGGCCGACGTCACGTCCCCGTTCACTAATTGCTGGTGCACGGACTCTAAATCACGATCAAAATAGTTCATTACTTGTCCTCGCTTTCGTCAATAATGGTTGGGACGCGAATCAACCCGTCGACAGCTTCTGGTGCGTTCCGTAAGAGCGCATCGCGTTCGCCCCAGTTGTTAGCGACGTCGGGACGCATTACGTTGAGCTGGTCGGTCACGGAATACGTCGGCGTTACGCCTTCCGTATCAACGGCTTCCAACTTGTCGAGCAGTGCCAACATTTCGTTGAGTTGGTCGGTAAACTGAGCGAGCTCCTGGTCCGCAATTTTCAACTTGGCCAGCCCCGCAATGTGTTGGGTCCGGGCTTGATCTACTTTTTCACTCATCAAACTTCCTCCTTACGTGGTTCCTAATAATTGTTAAACACGTGGGCCGTGAACTTCTTCTCGTCTTGGCCCCGGTTCAGATAACTCTGCACCCCGTTCGTAGATCCAACCGTGATTTCGATTGGAACGTTGTGGGGCAAGTACTTCTGGGCGGCCGTCTGCAGGTACTGGGTGAAGCTGTTAATTTCCGTGTAGCTGTAGAACTGGGTCACGATGTTCACGTGCATCCCGGTCAAGGTGCCGTCCGTGTACTGGGCCTGGGCGGTCACTCCACTCAAATTCGGGAAGTAACTCTGGGCCTTGTTCTTGAACTGCTCAAAGGCGGCTTCATCGTTGGCATTGGGCACCTTTTCGTTCCCAGCCGTTGGGAAGACGTAGTTACGTTGGTTCACCTTGTTCCAACTAGAGACGCTCGTGGCGCCCCCCCGGTTAACGGAGTAGGCAAAGAAGTTTCCGCCGACCAGACTGTCATCCGGAGCGGCCTTGTACAAGGCAATTACAATCGGGATGTCCTTGGTTGCTGCACGTTGGCGCATCCGCTTCAAGACCTCGTTGGCCATTTCCTTCCCCTTGGCCTCGATCTCATCGTCCGACAGGTTCTTGGTATATTGGGCACCGTACTTTTCCTTCGTGTAGTAGTACACGGAATTCAATCCGAGCCCAATCGTCATGCCCTTGAGCTGTAACTTGCCACCGTTTTGTTGCAAGAAGTCCTGCTCGTCAATCTGTTGCAGGTACTCTGGAACGATCTTCTTGTCCGGTTGGTCCGGATTCAGACCCTCGGGGTTCTGCTTGGTTTTGCGGCCAAGCCAGTTATAGGTTTGTTCGGTCGAAATTTGTTGGCCCTCTTGGAACACGTACTTGTTCGGCGAAAATTCCTTTTTCGAGATGTCTAACAGCCCGTGTTGAAACCCTTCCAGATTAAACTGGTTGCTGGTTTGTTGTTGGTTCACGCCGGCAGACTTACTGGTTTGGTAATGGCCGTCCTGAATCACACTCTGGTAGTTATTGTTGGAGTTTGTCCCCGTCAGCTCGGTCTTGGTCGACCCACTGTTAGAGCTCATCTTATTCTGATTCCCACAGGCGGCCAGCACGATGGCACTCGCCGCCAGCATAATCCCGATTCCAAGCTTTTTCACAACTTCACCTTCCTCTTCCTGCTTATTCGTTCGTCATCGCGGTGTGGAAGCGTTGTTCATCCCACACCGGTACGTTTAATTCCTGCGCTTTGGTTAGTTTACTCCCGGCATCGGTCCCGGCAATCACCAGATCGGTCTTCTTGGAAACACTACTGGTCACGCTCCCGCCGTGGGTTTCAATGTAGTCCTGGGCTTCTCCCCGGGTCATCGCCTCCAGCTTACCAGTTAGCACGACTTTCTTCCCGTAGAAGAAATCATCCTGATTGGGAACCGGACCACGACCCTGATAGTCAAAGTTAACCCCGACGTCCGCGAGTTCCTGGAGCAACGTTTGGCTGTGCGGTTCGGCGAAGTAGGTCACTAAGCTATCGGCAATCGTGCTCCCAATCGAGTCAATCGCCTCCATCTCAGCCGCGCTCGCTTGCCGCAACCGGTCTAACGAACCAAAATGTTGCGCGAGCAACAGGGCCGCTTTGCCACCAACATGGCGAATTCCAAGGCCAAACAGCAACCGTTCTAACGAGTTGTGCCGACTTTGCTCAATGGCTTGTAACAGGTTCTGCGCCGACTTCTCGCCAAACTTATCCAAGTTAATCAGATCAGCGAACCGTAACCGGTACAGACTGGCGACGTCCGTGATCAAATCGCGGTCAAACAGCTGCTTCACAAGCTTGGGTCCCAGCCCCTCAATGTCCATCGCGTTCCGAGAGGCAAAGTGGGTCACCTGTTCGGCTAACTGCGCCGGGCACTGCGGGTTAATGCACCGCAACGCCACCTCATCGTCTAGGTGAACTAGCTCCGCCCCACACGACGGACACGTAGTCGGGATCACGTACGGAGTCGCCGTCGCGGGCCGGTCGGCTGGTAAGTAGTGATCTACTTCCGGAATAATGTCACCGGCCTTATAAACTTCGACCGTGTCGCCAATCCGAATGTCCTTTTTTTCAATGTAATCCGGATTGTGCAACGTGGCCCGGGCGACCGTGGTCCCTGCCAGTTTCACGGGGGCAAAGACTGCGGTCGGTGTAACTACTCCAGTCCGCCCAATCGTCCATTCGATGTCCTCGATCTGGACCCGCGCGACTTCTGGCGGAAACTTATAGGCAATCGCCCACTTCGGGACTTTGACCGTGTGGCCGATGGTTTGTTGTAAAGCCAACGAGTTGGTCTTAATCACGATCCCGTCGATTCCATAACTCAGTTGATCCCGGGCTGCTTGGTACTTTGCAATGTAGGCGTTAATTTCGTCCAGGTTGTGCGCCACCTGATAGTCAGGATCCACGCTAAACCCGAGTTCGCGAAGTTCAGCTAACATTCCACTCTGCGTGGTCGCCTCTAAGTCGGCATCATCTGCCACGTTGTACATAAAGGTGCTAAGGTGCCGAGCGGCCGTTACCTGCGGATCTAACTGGCGCAGACTCCCAGCTGCCGCATTGCGCGGGTTAGCAAAGGTGGCCTGCCCGGCGAGTTCCCGCCGTTGGTTTAACGCGAGAAAGGCGTCTTTGCCCATGTAGCACTCGCCCCGGACCTCAATGTCAATCGGGCGACTGAGGGTTTGGGGAACCGACGCAATCGTCTTCACGTTCGCCGTAATGTCTTCTCCGATCGTTCCATTACCCCGGGTGGAACCCTGCACTAAGCGTCCCTGTTCGTAGCGCAATGCAATTGATAATCCGTCAATTTTCAGTTCGCAATTAAACTCCTGGACTTCCGGATAATCCTGTTGCAAGCGCTCCACAAACTGGTTCAACTCGGCTGCTGAGAAAACATCGCCCAACGAGAGCATCGGAATCGGGTGCGGCACCTTCGTAAAGTCACTGTCGACCTGACCGCCGACACGTTGAGTGGGCGAATCCGGCGTCACAATTGCCGGAAAGGCCGTTTCTAACTGCACTAGGCGGTTATAGACCTGATCGTACTCCGCATCCGGGACCGTCGGTTGGTCGTTTTCATAGTATTCTTTCCCCCACTGCACTAGTTGGGGGCGCAGTTTGTCTGCTTCTGCCGCCGCTTCCTGGACAGTTAAGTTGTGAAGATCCGCTTCCTGCACGACGTGTGCTCCCTTCTACTTTTCGACCTTTTGAATCGGGGCAAAGGCGGCTAACAGCCGTTTGATGCCCTTGTCCGTAAAGGCAATATCGAGTTCCATGTCTTCCCC from Fructilactobacillus ixorae includes the following:
- the gatA gene encoding Asp-tRNA(Asn)/Glu-tRNA(Gln) amidotransferase subunit GatA; protein product: MNYFDRDLESVHQQLVNGDVTSAELTKQTLANIAAQEPDLQAYLAMNEAAVEQAEAVDAAGIDPENVLSGMPVAIKDNLVTTNMPTTAASKMLENFHSLFNATVVEKLQAAGAIIVGKTNLDEFAMGSSTEKSAYQTTKNPWDLTTVPGGSSGGSAATVSAGQVLASLGSDTGGSIRQPASFTGVVGMKPTYGRVSRWGLIAFGSSFDQVGPFTRTVKDNAYLLNAIAGHDDHDATSSDQEVPDFTAHLNDGVQGMRIALPQEYLGDGIAPAVKDAIRAAAKQYEALGATVETVSLPHAKYGVMAYYALASSEASSNLERFDGIRYGYRAPEAKNLEDLYVQTRSTGFGNEVKRRIMLGTFALSAGSFDKYFKKAAQIRTLIIEDFQKVFQDHDLIMGPTAPTTAFQIGAESTDPTEMYVNDVMTIPVNLAGLPGMSLPAGFSAGLPIGMQLIGKPFAESTLYQAGHAFEQTTDFHQHTPQLGGK
- the gatC gene encoding Asp-tRNA(Asn)/Glu-tRNA(Gln) amidotransferase subunit GatC, which codes for MSEKVDQARTQHIAGLAKLKIADQELAQFTDQLNEMLALLDKLEAVDTEGVTPTYSVTDQLNVMRPDVANNWGERDALLRNAPEAVDGLIRVPTIIDESEDK
- a CDS encoding CamS family sex pheromone protein — protein: MLAASAIVLAACGNQNKMSSNSGSTKTELTGTNSNNNYQSVIQDGHYQTSKSAGVNQQQTSNQFNLEGFQHGLLDISKKEFSPNKYVFQEGQQISTEQTYNWLGRKTKQNPEGLNPDQPDKKIVPEYLQQIDEQDFLQQNGGKLQLKGMTIGLGLNSVYYYTKEKYGAQYTKNLSDDEIEAKGKEMANEVLKRMRQRAATKDIPIVIALYKAAPDDSLVGGNFFAYSVNRGGATSVSSWNKVNQRNYVFPTAGNEKVPNANDEAAFEQFKNKAQSYFPNLSGVTAQAQYTDGTLTGMHVNIVTQFYSYTEINSFTQYLQTAAQKYLPHNVPIEITVGSTNGVQSYLNRGQDEKKFTAHVFNNY
- the ligA gene encoding NAD-dependent DNA ligase LigA gives rise to the protein MQEADLHNLTVQEAAAEADKLRPQLVQWGKEYYENDQPTVPDAEYDQVYNRLVQLETAFPAIVTPDSPTQRVGGQVDSDFTKVPHPIPMLSLGDVFSAAELNQFVERLQQDYPEVQEFNCELKIDGLSIALRYEQGRLVQGSTRGNGTIGEDITANVKTIASVPQTLSRPIDIEVRGECYMGKDAFLALNQRRELAGQATFANPRNAAAGSLRQLDPQVTAARHLSTFMYNVADDADLEATTQSGMLAELRELGFSVDPDYQVAHNLDEINAYIAKYQAARDQLSYGIDGIVIKTNSLALQQTIGHTVKVPKWAIAYKFPPEVARVQIEDIEWTIGRTGVVTPTAVFAPVKLAGTTVARATLHNPDYIEKKDIRIGDTVEVYKAGDIIPEVDHYLPADRPATATPYVIPTTCPSCGAELVHLDDEVALRCINPQCPAQLAEQVTHFASRNAMDIEGLGPKLVKQLFDRDLITDVASLYRLRFADLINLDKFGEKSAQNLLQAIEQSRHNSLERLLFGLGIRHVGGKAALLLAQHFGSLDRLRQASAAEMEAIDSIGSTIADSLVTYFAEPHSQTLLQELADVGVNFDYQGRGPVPNQDDFFYGKKVVLTGKLEAMTRGEAQDYIETHGGSVTSSVSKKTDLVIAGTDAGSKLTKAQELNVPVWDEQRFHTAMTNE